The nucleotide window GAAGTGATGTAGTCCGCGAACTTCCGCGGGCCGAAGCCGGTGAACACGTGCTGATAGAACTTGTGATACCAGATGGAGTGCCAGATCTGGCCCCTGATGACGAGCAGGGGGTGCTTGCGGAAAAGCGCTACGGAAAGCGCGATGCTCCCGGCCATGAAAAGCAGGTACAGGGGCGTGCAGAACCAGGCCAGGGCAATGGAGATGAAGGCCAGGGTCTGGTTGCCGAATTTCGAGGTGATGATCAGCAGGGCTCCGGCCAGCATGGACCCCGCCCCCGCCAGGTATGAACCGGATGTGACGGCGATCTGAAAGAGGGCGATATGCGCCAGGTAAATGAATTCCCCCATGACTCTCGGCGTGCCCGCAAAGGATCGCGGTCCCGACCCGATTCGGACGAGGGCGGGCGAGAAGGCGAACAGGAGGGCCGTGATCAGGGGCGCGTGGTCAGGGAAAAGCGTCGGGTTGGAGGCGCTCATCCATGCGGTCATGTGGTAGACGATGAGCGTCGACAGGGCGTCGAAAAAGGCTGATGAGCCCATTTCCAGGCGATACATCCATTGTTCGGGGACCCGTGCGAGCAGGGCGTGATATGCGTACGGGTACATGAAGGGATACGGACGGTTGCGCAGGGCCGTGTCCAGGAACCGCCCGTTGTTTTTCTTGATTCTTTTTGTGTAATCGAGATGGCACAGCGTGTCGTAGCTCAGCGCCATCGGATATGTTCTGCGAATCTGGATTTTGACGAGAAAGAAAAGAATGAGGATTAGATATATCATTATGGTGTGGTGGGTAAGATGGTTGTCGCCCTGTGGCCGGTGGTCATGAGCGGGTGGCCAGAATCTCGTAGATGGCCGTCATGCCGTTGTAGCTGCCGCAGGCGAAAGGTTTCTTGTCCTTGCCGGGCAGCGTGACGGTCCCTTCCTCTCCCCATTCGATGTCCGTATATGCCCGGCCCTGGAGGGCCGACACGAGTTCATCGGGTTCGATGATTATGTCATGGCCCGGTTCTCCCGAGCCCGTGTTCCGGTATGCAAGGGTGTTGGTCAGGGCGCGGGCGGCAATGGCCTGCGGGTCGTAGCTGTCGGTCTTGTTGTGCTGTTCGCGCCACAGGTAGGCGTACCAGCCCAAGCCGTTGGCATTGACGTACAGCCTGCCCCCCTTGCCGAGGACCCGGGTGTATTCGTCAATGGCTTCGCGCCAGGGGGCAAAGGGCAATACGGAATAGGAAAAGACCGCGTCAAAGGCCGCGTCGTCGAATCCCGTAGCCGTCACGTCGCCCGTGTGCACCGAAATGTTGTCCAGGCCGAATTCCCCGGCCACCGACGACAGGAATGCGGTCCGCCCGGGATGACGGTCTACGGCCACAACCGACGTGTTGAGCAGACACAGGGCTATGGACCATTGGCCGAAGCCGCATCCCGCGTCGAGGACTGCCCTGTGATCCGCCATTCCGGCGGCGATGAGACGGTCAACGTACTTGGCCACTCCCCCGGCGAGTATGCGCTCAAGAAATTCCAGCTCCCTGGGAGCGAACAGGGATGCATGTTCGGCTGCCGCAGCAGAGGCGACGTCGTTCAGTCGGGCGTCGATTTCCTGTATTCTTTGGTGCAGCATGGCGTGGCTCTTTTTGGTGTTTACGAGGAAAAGGCATTCACGGGAGCGCTGCCGAAATGGTAGTGGGAAAACTCTTCCATGACTTGCGGATGGTCGAGGTCGGCGTGGAGCCTTGCCCATCTTCTGAGCAGGAATTCCTCTTCAATATAGCGACTGTTGCGCTCGCAGAACAGGCTTACGCCTTCACTGAAGTCCGTCCGGTCGAGACTGTCGAAGGGGCTGAAGTCGAAGCCGTCGAGCATGGACGCGATGAAGTCTTTCTCCCGGTCGTTGAATGTCATCCCGCCTGTTCCCGTCCGCTTCACCGACGCATCGCCGGAGACTGCCTTCAACGTGTTGAACGGTAGCGTCTTTCCATGTTTTTTCAGGTAGTTGTTTGGCTGAGAGCGCTCCGAATCCAGCATGGATTCGACAAACGGGACCCCCAGCCTGTCACACAGCCAGCTGACGACCAACTTCCGGTTTTTCAGCATGCTTTCAAAGTGAATGGGGATGTATGAGTCGGGAGCCTGGCCGTGGTTGATGCGGCAGGCCGCAAGACTCCAGACCCAGCGGATGAACTCCGCATGGATAATGTTGAAGCGAAGGGTCTTTTCGGTCGGGTCGCCTCGGAACCCGTCGTGGAAGAGGAGCAGGTTCTTTCTGGAGGCCAGGACATCCGGGAAGTTTCGAATGATCTGTATGAATGTCGTGTCATCCCCGAGGGCCCGCTGGAATGCTTTCGGCGAGCAGTTGAACGACATGTCCGAATCCATGAGCAGGTATTGCGCGTTCGGCGAGTAGCCGAAACCCCGCTGCTCCTTGCTGGCGTCGAAAAAGACCTGGGTGAAGGCGCTGAAGGCGGTCGGCAGCTTTTCCGGGGAAATGATTTCTTCGGGGGAGGAGAAGGTGCCGCAGAAGGCCTCCTTCATGGCCTGCGTGTCCAATACGTCCGTCTTTGACATGCTGAACGACCGGGATTCCTCCCAGCAGTCTCCGGCAAAGACGTATTGTTCCTCCGTGAAAAGATCGAACAGGTTTGCCGCAGTCTCCGGTTCGTAGCCGAATGCGGGCCAGAATCTCCTGGGGGGAAAGGGAAAGGGAATTCTGCCGGGGTAGAGCGCAAAGGCCTCGTTGGACATCAGGCTCTGGTAGACGAGGCTGTTGCCGTTCCTGGACATGCCCTGCAGCAGGATTTTCTTGGTCGGGAAAGTGCTCATTGCGGCTCTATCGATTCCGAGAGTTTTTTTGCCTCCAGGCCATGCCTGTCGAGCAGTTGGGTGAAGAGATTCATTGCGCCGGGCTTGTCCCCGGCCATGCCTGCGGCGTCGGCCTCGGACAGCTTCGGAATGTCGGTAAGGTTGAGGGCCCTGTATGCCGTTATGGAGCTCGTGTTCACGGCCAGATGTATGGGGTGGAATGCGACAACCTTCAACCCGGGGCCGTGGAGGCCGAGTCGGTCGACATCCCAGCTCAGGGGTTCGCCGGTAGCGAAATAGTCGTCCGCCCAATACATGGGGGCGCGATAGAGGGTTGTCTCGGGCGAGTAGTTGTGCGGAGTGATCCTGAGGTGCTCATGAAACGGCAGGAACACATTCGATTCGATCCGGATGCCGAAGTCCATGGCCGCCATGCGCAGAAATCGCGAGTGCTGGTACAGGCTGTGGGAACGCATGCAGACGGCCTCGGGCACAATGGCTTTCAAGTTCGAAAGCACGCTGCGCTCATCCTCCCCCTGGGTCGATCCCTGAAGGCAGTTGGGGTGAATGCCCAATTCAAAGAGATCCGGATGGCTGCGAAGGAATTCCAGCGCTTCGGAGTCGTGCGTGATGAACCAGGTCGCCCGGACCCGTTTCTCCGCCAGCAGCGTTGCGATCCGGATGACCACCCAGTCCGGAGCCCAGTCTTGATCGAGGGTTATGTAAAGTCCGTGGATGCTGGCCGTCATATGCGTTTTTTTCAGGTTGCCGGTTGGAGGTGCCGCTCCGGGCACGTGCGCCAAGTGTTATACCAATAATCGGTCGGTCGAAAGAAAATGTTTAGTCTGTGAATGATCCATGCATCTTTCATTCCAAGTTCAGGGCGTGAAGCCGCGGACGATAAGCCTTGCCATTTTTATGCAAGTTGGGAATAAATAGTCATCCTTTCCCAAAGGGATGCGGGCCGCATGTGAGCCGGTTGGGTGGTAAAGGCGAAAATGCGGTCGGCAGCCTGCAAGCAATGGAGAGCGCCATGCTTCTCCCCTCGGGCCACAGCGTCAAATGCACATAAAAATCACGAACAACGCGTCCGGCTACGACAGGTTCCTGCGGCACGTTCCCAACTGGATGCTGTACCATCATCCCCAGTGGCTTGCCTTGGTTGAGGCCGTCACCGGGGCCGACCTCAATTATGTGACCGCCGACGAGGGCGGCGAAATCGCGGCGGCGATTCCTTTTTTCGTGTCGCGGGATATGGGCGGGGGAAGCGTCATCAATTCCTCGCCATTCTTCGGCAGCGTCGGCGGCATTCTGTTCCGTGAAGGGGCGGACCCGGCCTGCGCGGGTCCCATGCTCGAGGCCCTGGACGAGTTCGCGGCGGCCCATGGCGTCGTTTCAGCCACCATTGTCACCAGCCCCCTCGACGACACGGGCGGCGCCCTGGCGGGCTGGGCTACGGAAGCGCCCCTGGCCCGGACAGCCCAGGTGACGGAGTTGCCGGCTTGTGACGAGGACCTGTTCGGATTGCTGCACAACAGCAAGCAACGGAACATCCGCAGCGCCGGGAAAAAGGGCGTGACGGTCAGGCCGGGGGGCGATGCCGATTGGCAGTGGTTCGAAGCGGTCCATCGTTCGAGCATGGCCGCGCTCAACGGGACGCCCAAGCCGCCTGCTTTTTTTGACTGCATGAAGGGATCGCTGCATGGCGGCGCGGGGTTGAAAATCCTGGTGGCGGAGCATGAGTCGGCCCCGTGCGCGGGGCTCATATACTCCACCGGCGGAATCTGCGGCGAATATCTGGTTCCCGTGTATGAACCTGAAAAGTCTTCGCTTTTCGGCCTGCAATTGCTCATTTACGAGTCCCTTCTCGACAGCCGCCGGGACGGCTGCCGCTTCTGGAACTTCGGGGGAACCTGGCCCTCGCAGGAAGGGCTGTACAGGTTCAAGAGGCAGTGGGCGGCCGTGGACCATGCCTATGAGTACCACATCAAGGTCTACCGGCCTCGGTTGTTGGAGCTGGGCGCGGACGAGATCCTGAAGTACTACCCCTGGTTTTTCTGCTATCCGTTTAATTGACTGGATTGACCCTCCGGGAGGAGCCGATGGCATACATTGTGCTTGTTTTTCCTGAGGGACATTTTTGATCGTTTAATAATTAAATGCCGAATCGGCGTTGAAGGGGCGGGCATCGCCTCCGAAAAAAGGAAGGGCTGGGCGAAAAATGTGTGGCATCTGCGGGATACTGTCCCATACGGGCATTTCCCCGACGAGACAATCGCTTGAACCCATGATGGACGCCCTGGCGCATCGAGGGCCGGACGGGGCAGGTCATTATATTGACGGTCCCATCGGTTTTGGGCATCGCCGCCTGGCCATTCTCGACCTGTCGGACGCCGGGGCCCAGCCCATGGTGAGCGCGGACCGTTCCCATGTGATCTCCTACAACGGCGAGGTCTACAATTTCCGCGAGTTGCGCCGGGAGCTGCAGGCCGAGGGCCATGCCTTCCGTTCAGCCTCGGACACCGAGGTGGTCCTGGCGGCGTACGCGGCCTGGGGGCCGGCTTGCGTCGAGCGGTTCAACGGCATGTTTGCCCTGGCCATCTGGGATACCCGCAGGCAGCGTCTGTTTCTCGCCAGGGACCGATACGGCATCAAGCCGTTGTACTACTGCACCGCCAGGGATTGTTTTGCCTTCGCCTCGGAGCAAAAGGCCTTTTTGTCTATGCCCGGTTTCGAGCGCAGCCTGGATTCCGAGGCCATGCTCGAATATTTCACCTTTCAGAATCTGTTCACGGACAGGACCTTTTTCAAGCGGGTGAAGCTCTTTCCCGCAGGCTGCCGCGGGTTTGTCTCCGCCGGGGGAACGTTGTCCGTCGAGCGTTACTGGGACTACGATTTTCAAGAGCCTGACACTCCCCTGAGCGAGGAGGAGTACATAGAGGAGTTGGACTACCTGTTCAGCCGGGCCGTGAAAAGACAGATGGTCAGCGACGTGGAGGTCTCCGCCTATTTGAGCGGGGGTATTGATTCGGGGGCGATAACCGCCTTTGCAGCGCAGGAGATTCCCTACATCAAGAGTTTTACCTGCGGGTTCGACATGCACTCGGCCACGGGCCTGGAGGTCGCTTTTGACGAGCGGGAAAAGGCGGAGCACCTGTCCTACCTGTTGAAGACCGAACACTACGAGATGGTCCTCAAGTCGGGGGATATGGAGCGTGCTCTCCCTTCCATCGCCTGGCACATGGAAGAACCCCGTGTCGGGCAAAGCTATCCGAACTACTACGCAGCGTCCCTGGCGAGCCGGTTTTGCAAGGTCGTGCTGGCCGGGACCGGCGGGGACGAGCTGTTCGGCGGCTATCCGTGGCGCTACTATCGCGCGGTCAACAACGGTTCCTTCGATGACTATATCGACAAGTACTACGTCTTCTGGCAGCGCCTGATCCCCAACCGTCAGATCAAGCGGGTTCTTTCGCCGATATGGGACGAGGTCGAACATGTCTGGACCCGGGACATCTTCGGCGACGTGTTTTCCGACAAGCAGCGCCGTCTGGGGCAGCCCAGGGATTTCATCAACCACTCCCTGTACTTTGAGGCCAAGACGTTCCTGCATGGCCTGCTGATCGTCGAAGACAAGCTCTCCATGGCGCATGGGCTCGAGACCAGGGTGCCGTTTCTCGATAACGACCTGGTCGATTTCGCCATGCGGTTGCCGGTGAGCATGAAGCTCGGCAACCTGGACGAGGTCGTCAGGATCAACGAGAACGAGGCGGGCAAGCTCAAGAAGTACTATCAGAAGACCAGGGACGGGAAGCTTCTGTTCAGGAAGACTCTTGCCCCTTACGTGCCCGAGACTGTCAGCGACGGCATCAAGCAGGGCTTTTCGGGGCCGGATGCGTCGTGGTTCAAAGGGGAAAGCATCCGCTATGTCCGGGAGACTCTTTTCAGTCGGCAGGCACTCATTTTTGATTATCTGGACAAGCGAGCCGTACAGGAGCTTGTCATGGAGCACCTGGAGGGGAAGGCCAACCGGCGCCTTTTCATCTGGTCCCTGTTGTTGGTTGAGGAATGGTTGAAACACTATGCATGACAAAAGGGTTTTCCTATGAAGAAAAAGTTGCTTGTTACCCTTGGCCCCAGTTCCATGAAGCCGGAAGTCATCGGCCAACTGGACTCTCATGACATCTATGTCTACCGGATCAACATGTCCCACACGGCCATCGACGTCCTTGAGGGGCAGCTCGATCTGATCCAGTCATCCACGGACGTGCCTGTCTGCATAGACAGCGAAGGCGCGCAGATGCGCAGCGGCTCCTCGGCCGACGGCGTGGTCGAATATGCAAAGGGCGCGCTTGTCCGCATCCCCTTCGAGCTGTGCGTCAGCGACCCGGAAACCCTGTGCCTGACCCCGGTGGGCATCGCCCGGCAATTTAATCCCGGCGACGTCCTCAAGGTCGATTTCAACATGGCGCAGTTCAAGGTCGTGGAGCAGAAGGCCGATCACTGTTTGGTGGAAGTTGTCCACAGCGGTGCGGTGGGCAACAACAAGGCCGCAGACATAAACCGTCCTGTGGAGCTTGATCCCATTACCGACAAGGACCGGCTGGCCGTGGCCCTGGGGCGCAGGATGGGGATCAGGCATTTTGCCCTCTCCTTTGCCAACACCGGCGAGGGCGTTCGCCAGATGCGCGAGCTGGCCGGACCCGAGGCGACCATCATTTCCAAGATCGAGAGCCGCGAGGCCCTGGCCAACCTCAGGGAAATCGCCCAGGCCACCGATGAAATGCTCATCGACCGGGGAGACCTTTCCCGCAGCGTCCCTCTGGATAAGATACCCTTCCTCCAGAGAAGGGTCGTTTCCATGGCGCGAATCTGGGAGAGGCCGGTCTACGTCGCCACCAACCTGCTCGAGTCCATGCTGTCGCGGGCCGAGCCGACAAGGGCCGAGGTCAACGACATCGTCTCCACCATTCTCATGGGCGGCAGCGGCCTGGTGCTGGCTGCGGAGACGGCCGTGGGCGACTACCCGGTCGAAGCGGCGGCCATGACGCGGGCCCTGATGAATCATTGTGACAAGTGGACGAACAACACCACCCTCGACGAAATTCTGGAGATGTAATGGAGGGGATCAACCAGCCGTTCGCGATCTGGATCATGGGGCCGACCTCGTCCGGCAAGACCACCCTGTCGGAGAAGCTGGTCGGGGTGTTGCGCAGCAACGATGTCCAGGTCATGCATTTTGACGGGGACGAGGTCAGGAACTTTTTCCCCGAGGACATGGGGTTCAGGCCGGAGGATCGGTTGCGGGTGGTGGACACCATATGCCACCTCGCCAACAAGTGCGTGGATGCGGGCGTCAACGTGGTCGTCTCGGCCCTGACCGCCAACGAAAACGCACGGAACCGGGCTTTTTCCTGCGTGAAGAACCTGGCGGTCGTCTACATCGACTGCCCCATAGAGACCTGCATGCAGCGCGACCCCAAGGGGCTGTACAAGAAGGCGGCTGCGGGGGAGATAGACACCCTCGCGGGGTACAACACCCCCTATGAAGCGCCCGCCCGGTACGAAATCGGCGTGGACACGTCGGTGCTGTCTCCGGACCAGGCCGTGCAGGCCATCATCGAGGGGTTGGCCGGGTGCCGCCTGAGGAACCCCGCCTAGGCGCGGCAGAGACATGTGCGGTATAGCGGGCATACTCAGGCATGGCGGGCCGCCTCCGGGAGAGCGGGAGATCGCGGCCATGACGGCGGCTCTCGACCATCGGGGGCCGGACGGTTCGGCCACGCGCGTCCGCGACCGGGTCGCCCTGGGACACACCCGGCTTTCCATCATCGATCTTTCCGATGCGGCCAGCCAGCCCATGGTGTCGGAGGACGGCAACCTGGCCCTGACCTTCAACGGCGAAATCTGCAACTACAGGGAATTGCGCC belongs to Pseudodesulfovibrio portus and includes:
- a CDS encoding class I SAM-dependent methyltransferase, with protein sequence MLHQRIQEIDARLNDVASAAAAEHASLFAPRELEFLERILAGGVAKYVDRLIAAGMADHRAVLDAGCGFGQWSIALCLLNTSVVAVDRHPGRTAFLSSVAGEFGLDNISVHTGDVTATGFDDAAFDAVFSYSVLPFAPWREAIDEYTRVLGKGGRLYVNANGLGWYAYLWREQHNKTDSYDPQAIAARALTNTLAYRNTGSGEPGHDIIIEPDELVSALQGRAYTDIEWGEEGTVTLPGKDKKPFACGSYNGMTAIYEILATRS
- a CDS encoding polysaccharide deacetylase WbmS family protein — protein: MTASIHGLYITLDQDWAPDWVVIRIATLLAEKRVRATWFITHDSEALEFLRSHPDLFELGIHPNCLQGSTQGEDERSVLSNLKAIVPEAVCMRSHSLYQHSRFLRMAAMDFGIRIESNVFLPFHEHLRITPHNYSPETTLYRAPMYWADDYFATGEPLSWDVDRLGLHGPGLKVVAFHPIHLAVNTSSITAYRALNLTDIPKLSEADAAGMAGDKPGAMNLFTQLLDRHGLEAKKLSESIEPQ
- a CDS encoding GNAT family N-acetyltransferase, with translation MHIKITNNASGYDRFLRHVPNWMLYHHPQWLALVEAVTGADLNYVTADEGGEIAAAIPFFVSRDMGGGSVINSSPFFGSVGGILFREGADPACAGPMLEALDEFAAAHGVVSATIVTSPLDDTGGALAGWATEAPLARTAQVTELPACDEDLFGLLHNSKQRNIRSAGKKGVTVRPGGDADWQWFEAVHRSSMAALNGTPKPPAFFDCMKGSLHGGAGLKILVAEHESAPCAGLIYSTGGICGEYLVPVYEPEKSSLFGLQLLIYESLLDSRRDGCRFWNFGGTWPSQEGLYRFKRQWAAVDHAYEYHIKVYRPRLLELGADEILKYYPWFFCYPFN
- the asnB gene encoding asparagine synthase (glutamine-hydrolyzing); protein product: MCGICGILSHTGISPTRQSLEPMMDALAHRGPDGAGHYIDGPIGFGHRRLAILDLSDAGAQPMVSADRSHVISYNGEVYNFRELRRELQAEGHAFRSASDTEVVLAAYAAWGPACVERFNGMFALAIWDTRRQRLFLARDRYGIKPLYYCTARDCFAFASEQKAFLSMPGFERSLDSEAMLEYFTFQNLFTDRTFFKRVKLFPAGCRGFVSAGGTLSVERYWDYDFQEPDTPLSEEEYIEELDYLFSRAVKRQMVSDVEVSAYLSGGIDSGAITAFAAQEIPYIKSFTCGFDMHSATGLEVAFDEREKAEHLSYLLKTEHYEMVLKSGDMERALPSIAWHMEEPRVGQSYPNYYAASLASRFCKVVLAGTGGDELFGGYPWRYYRAVNNGSFDDYIDKYYVFWQRLIPNRQIKRVLSPIWDEVEHVWTRDIFGDVFSDKQRRLGQPRDFINHSLYFEAKTFLHGLLIVEDKLSMAHGLETRVPFLDNDLVDFAMRLPVSMKLGNLDEVVRINENEAGKLKKYYQKTRDGKLLFRKTLAPYVPETVSDGIKQGFSGPDASWFKGESIRYVRETLFSRQALIFDYLDKRAVQELVMEHLEGKANRRLFIWSLLLVEEWLKHYA
- a CDS encoding pyruvate kinase, yielding MKKKLLVTLGPSSMKPEVIGQLDSHDIYVYRINMSHTAIDVLEGQLDLIQSSTDVPVCIDSEGAQMRSGSSADGVVEYAKGALVRIPFELCVSDPETLCLTPVGIARQFNPGDVLKVDFNMAQFKVVEQKADHCLVEVVHSGAVGNNKAADINRPVELDPITDKDRLAVALGRRMGIRHFALSFANTGEGVRQMRELAGPEATIISKIESREALANLREIAQATDEMLIDRGDLSRSVPLDKIPFLQRRVVSMARIWERPVYVATNLLESMLSRAEPTRAEVNDIVSTILMGGSGLVLAAETAVGDYPVEAAAMTRALMNHCDKWTNNTTLDEILEM
- a CDS encoding adenylyl-sulfate kinase, which translates into the protein MEGINQPFAIWIMGPTSSGKTTLSEKLVGVLRSNDVQVMHFDGDEVRNFFPEDMGFRPEDRLRVVDTICHLANKCVDAGVNVVVSALTANENARNRAFSCVKNLAVVYIDCPIETCMQRDPKGLYKKAAAGEIDTLAGYNTPYEAPARYEIGVDTSVLSPDQAVQAIIEGLAGCRLRNPA